The following coding sequences lie in one Stenotrophomonas rhizophila genomic window:
- the wecB gene encoding non-hydrolyzing UDP-N-acetylglucosamine 2-epimerase: MKVLSVFGTRPEAIKMGPLVRALHAAPGIESIVCITGQHRAMLDQVMSLFDIHPDHDLDVMVANQTLNGLCSRLFAKLDALYEQVQPDRVLVHGDTSTAMTAALAAFHRRIPVAHVEAGLRTGDLQQPWPEEMNRRVIDVVADHLFAPTNSSRYNLEQENLAGRISVTGNTVIDALKQTVERIDQDATLRTSIDAHFPFLESQRKLLLVTGHRRENFGGGFENICRALAELALRDDLQIVYPVHLNPNVQGPVHAHLGGLDNVHLIPPQDYLSFVRLMQRAHVVLTDSGGVQEEAPALGRPVLVMRDVTERPEAVQAGVVRLVGTDPARIVAAVHDACNGPRVAAHFIADASPYGDGRASARIVAALRGEPFDEFVAAHAAPLSQSSLSEVTP, translated from the coding sequence GTGAAGGTTCTATCTGTTTTTGGTACGCGGCCTGAAGCCATCAAGATGGGACCGCTGGTCCGCGCGCTGCATGCCGCGCCGGGCATCGAGTCCATCGTCTGCATCACCGGCCAACACCGGGCGATGCTTGACCAGGTGATGTCGCTGTTCGACATCCACCCCGATCACGACCTCGATGTCATGGTCGCCAACCAGACCCTCAACGGGCTGTGTTCCCGTCTGTTCGCCAAACTCGACGCGCTCTACGAACAGGTACAGCCGGACCGGGTGCTGGTGCACGGCGATACCAGCACGGCGATGACCGCGGCGCTGGCGGCCTTCCACCGCCGCATTCCGGTGGCGCACGTTGAAGCCGGCCTGCGCACCGGCGACCTGCAGCAGCCGTGGCCCGAAGAGATGAACCGCCGCGTGATCGACGTGGTCGCCGATCATCTGTTCGCCCCCACCAACAGCTCGCGCTACAACCTGGAACAGGAAAACCTGGCCGGGCGCATCAGCGTAACCGGCAACACCGTCATCGACGCGCTCAAGCAGACCGTCGAACGCATCGACCAGGACGCGACGCTGCGCACCTCGATCGACGCGCATTTCCCGTTCCTGGAAAGCCAGCGCAAGCTGCTGCTGGTCACCGGCCACCGCCGCGAGAACTTCGGCGGCGGCTTCGAGAACATCTGCCGCGCGCTGGCCGAGCTGGCCCTGCGCGACGACCTGCAGATCGTGTACCCGGTGCACCTCAACCCGAACGTGCAGGGGCCGGTGCATGCCCATCTGGGCGGGCTGGACAACGTGCACCTGATTCCACCGCAGGATTACCTCAGCTTCGTGCGCCTGATGCAGCGCGCGCATGTGGTGCTGACCGACTCCGGCGGCGTGCAGGAAGAAGCCCCGGCGCTGGGCCGCCCGGTCCTGGTGATGCGCGATGTCACCGAGCGCCCCGAAGCGGTGCAGGCCGGCGTGGTGCGCCTGGTGGGCACCGATCCGGCGCGGATCGTGGCTGCCGTGCACGACGCCTGCAACGGGCCGCGGGTGGCGGCGCACTTCATCGCCGATGCCAGCCCGTACGGCGACGGAC
- the pncB gene encoding nicotinate phosphoribosyltransferase — protein MIIQSLLDTDLYKFTMMQAVLHQHPGAQVQYRFKCRTPGIDLASYIDQINAEIDQLCQLRFSTEELEYMRGLRFVKADFADFLGLFHLDRKYIRLQPSASVPGEIELDITGPWLHTILFEVPLLAIINEVWFRNTTTADFAEGERRLQAKTALLRDTPGFELCRIADYGSRRRYSREWHARMLPMMRDALGAQFVGTSNVHFARLYGMTPHGTMAHEYLQAFQALGPRLRDSQVAALESWAREYRGDLGIALSDVVGLDAFLRDFDMYFCKLFDGVRHDSGDPFAWGDRMLAHFKDRRVDPRSKVLVFSDGLNIEKVMQLFDYFRGRCQVAFGVGTHLTNDLGPTPLNIVIKMVRCNGQPVAKLSDSPGKSMCDDPGYLAYLRQVFELSPG, from the coding sequence ATGATCATCCAGTCCCTGCTCGACACCGACCTGTACAAGTTCACCATGATGCAGGCGGTGCTGCATCAGCATCCCGGCGCCCAGGTCCAGTACCGGTTCAAGTGCCGCACCCCCGGCATCGACCTGGCCAGCTACATCGACCAGATCAACGCCGAGATCGACCAGCTGTGCCAGCTCCGCTTCAGCACCGAAGAGCTGGAGTACATGCGCGGCCTGCGCTTCGTCAAAGCGGACTTCGCCGATTTCCTCGGCCTGTTCCACCTGGACCGCAAGTACATCCGGCTGCAGCCGTCGGCCAGCGTGCCCGGCGAGATCGAGCTGGACATCACCGGCCCCTGGCTGCACACCATCCTGTTTGAAGTGCCGCTGCTGGCGATCATCAACGAGGTGTGGTTCCGCAACACCACCACCGCCGATTTCGCCGAAGGCGAGCGCCGCCTGCAGGCCAAGACCGCGCTGCTGCGCGACACGCCCGGCTTCGAGCTGTGCCGCATCGCCGACTACGGCAGCCGCCGCCGCTACTCGCGTGAATGGCATGCGCGCATGCTGCCGATGATGCGCGACGCGCTGGGCGCGCAGTTCGTGGGCACCAGCAACGTGCATTTCGCCCGCCTGTACGGCATGACCCCGCACGGCACCATGGCCCACGAGTACCTGCAGGCGTTCCAGGCACTGGGCCCGCGCCTGCGCGATTCGCAGGTGGCCGCGCTGGAATCGTGGGCGCGCGAATACCGCGGCGATCTCGGCATTGCGCTCTCCGACGTGGTCGGGCTGGACGCGTTCCTGCGCGACTTCGACATGTACTTCTGCAAGCTGTTCGATGGCGTGCGCCACGACTCCGGCGATCCCTTCGCCTGGGGCGATCGCATGCTCGCGCACTTCAAGGACCGCCGCGTGGACCCGCGCAGCAAGGTGCTGGTCTTCAGCGATGGCTTGAACATCGAGAAGGTGATGCAGCTGTTCGACTACTTCCGTGGCCGCTGCCAGGTCGCCTTCGGCGTCGGCACGCACCTCACCAACGACCTGGGGCCGACCCCGCTCAACATCGTCATCAAGATGGTCCGCTGCAACGGCCAGCCGGTGGCCAAGCTCAGCGATTCGCCGGGCAAGAGCATGTGCGATGACCCCGGCTACCTGGCCTACCTGCGCCAGGTGTTCGAGCTTTCACCCGGGTGA
- a CDS encoding glycosyltransferase family 2 protein — protein sequence MSIAIAAIVVSYQSASTLDACLARLRGADGVVEIRVVDNGSTDATLDIVQRHATADPRVRFIANPDNPGFAAANNQGVADSRAPWLAFINPDLLVEPGTLAALCERGMAIGDCLLGMEQVDEQGQPDPAVRRRDPDFGAMLRSPGQGAKLAIAVDHSLPLQPVPALSGALLLMPRTLFDRIGGWDAGYRLHAEDLDLCRRVRQAGALVAIANDLQAVHVRGVSSRSRPFFVEWHKHRGLWRYFRKFEADQRSLPVQGAVFAAIWAHAVVQIPRLLRAR from the coding sequence GTGAGCATTGCCATCGCCGCCATCGTTGTCAGCTACCAGAGCGCGAGCACGCTGGATGCCTGTCTGGCCAGGCTGCGCGGGGCCGACGGCGTGGTCGAGATCCGGGTGGTCGACAACGGGTCCACCGATGCCACCCTGGATATCGTGCAACGCCACGCCACCGCCGACCCGCGCGTGCGTTTCATCGCCAACCCGGACAACCCCGGTTTCGCGGCCGCCAACAACCAGGGCGTGGCCGACAGCCGCGCACCGTGGCTGGCCTTCATCAACCCGGACCTGCTGGTCGAGCCGGGCACCCTGGCCGCGCTGTGCGAACGCGGCATGGCCATCGGCGATTGCCTGCTGGGCATGGAACAGGTCGACGAGCAGGGCCAGCCCGACCCGGCCGTGCGCCGTCGTGATCCGGATTTCGGGGCCATGCTGCGCTCGCCGGGGCAGGGCGCCAAGCTGGCGATCGCGGTGGACCACAGCCTGCCGCTGCAGCCGGTGCCGGCGCTGTCGGGGGCGTTGTTGCTGATGCCGCGCACCCTGTTCGACCGTATCGGCGGCTGGGATGCCGGTTACCGGCTGCACGCCGAAGACCTCGACCTGTGCCGTCGCGTGCGCCAGGCCGGCGCGCTGGTGGCGATCGCCAACGACCTGCAGGCGGTGCACGTGCGCGGGGTGTCCAGCCGCTCGCGGCCGTTCTTTGTGGAATGGCACAAGCACCGTGGTCTGTGGCGCTACTTCCGCAAGTTCGAAGCCGACCAGCGCAGCCTGCCGGTACAGGGCGCGGTGTTCGCCGCGATCTGGGCCCACGCGGTCGTGCAGATTCCACGGCTGCTGCGCGCGCGGTAA
- a CDS encoding glycosyltransferase family 2 protein gives MGTIVLLPIGVDDTALDLCLGALDAGTPADTAVWLADDGQAGPRVQPVIEHWLAHTRLRAEYTRRARSIGEVAHLDEMLRACAGADVVVLAPDAIPAPGWLQQLDACFARDPSIGSATPWCNAGETAAWPRLGEIDPVPADLYAMAQACAGLPPMHPELPSAVTHAVLLRANARRKAGGLDMHSYGSWNAALVDLSLRMAGLGWRNALCETAFVARAGEATAFDGDMDALGTRWPGWQPRLAAFLMADPLRSTRETLQQLHRQAIMPRSQGDLFAPPPASLPE, from the coding sequence ATGGGGACGATCGTGCTGCTGCCGATCGGGGTCGATGACACCGCCCTGGATCTTTGCCTGGGCGCACTGGACGCCGGCACGCCGGCCGACACCGCGGTATGGCTGGCCGACGACGGCCAGGCCGGCCCGCGCGTGCAGCCGGTGATCGAGCACTGGCTGGCCCACACCCGGCTGCGTGCCGAATACACCCGGCGCGCGCGCAGCATCGGCGAGGTGGCCCACCTGGATGAGATGTTGCGTGCCTGCGCAGGCGCCGACGTGGTGGTGCTGGCGCCCGACGCCATTCCCGCGCCGGGCTGGCTGCAGCAGCTGGATGCCTGTTTCGCGCGTGACCCGTCGATCGGCTCGGCCACGCCGTGGTGCAACGCCGGTGAAACCGCGGCCTGGCCACGGCTGGGCGAGATCGACCCGGTACCGGCCGACCTCTACGCAATGGCCCAGGCCTGCGCCGGGTTGCCGCCGATGCATCCTGAACTGCCCTCGGCGGTGACCCACGCGGTACTGCTGCGGGCCAACGCCCGGCGCAAGGCCGGTGGCCTGGACATGCACAGCTACGGCTCGTGGAATGCCGCGCTGGTCGACCTGAGCCTGCGCATGGCCGGGCTGGGCTGGCGCAATGCGCTGTGCGAAACCGCCTTCGTGGCGCGCGCCGGCGAAGCCACTGCGTTCGACGGCGACATGGACGCGTTGGGCACCCGCTGGCCGGGCTGGCAGCCCCGCCTGGCCGCGTTCCTGATGGCCGACCCGCTGCGCAGCACCCGTGAAACCCTGCAGCAGCTGCACCGGCAGGCGATAATGCCGCGTTCGCAGGGCGACTTGTTCGCCCCGCCGCCTGCATCCCTTCCGGAGTGA